From Triticum urartu cultivar G1812 chromosome 2, Tu2.1, whole genome shotgun sequence, a single genomic window includes:
- the LOC125534805 gene encoding ATP synthase subunit alpha, mitochondrial-like, whose translation MEFSPRAAELTTLLESRMTNFYTNFQVDEIGRVVSVGDGIARVYGLNEIQAGEMVEFASGVKGIALNLENENVGIVVFGSDTAIKEGDLVKRTGSIVDVPAGKAMLGRVVDALGVPIDGKGALSDHERRRVEVKAPGIIERKSVHEPMQTGLKAVDSLVPIGRGQRELIIGDRQTGKTAIAIDTILNQKQMNSRGTNESETLYCVYVAIGQKRSTVAQLVQILSEANALEYSILVAATASDPAPLQFLAPYSGCAMGEYFRDNGMHALIIYDDLSKQAVAYRQMSLLLRRPPGREAFPGDVFYLHSRLLERAAKRSDQTGAGSSTALPVIETQAGDVSAYIPTNVISITDGQICLETELFYRGIRPAINVGLSVSRGPRETSNPFWYSIKKIRSFQYEPSRGDDRAEVYSSTSGI comes from the coding sequence ATGGAATTCTCACCCAGAGCTGCGGAACTCACAACTCTATTAGAAAGTAGAATGACCAACTTTTACACGAATTTTCAAGTGGATGAGATCGGTCGAGTGGTCTCAGTTGGAGATGGGATTGCACGTGTTTATGGATTGAACGAGATTCAAGCAGGAGAAATGGTGGAATTTGCCAGCGGTGTGAAAGGAATCGCCTTAAATCTTGAGAATGAGAATGTAGGTATTGTTGTCTTTGGTAGTGATACCGCTATTAAAGAAGGAGATCTTGTCAAGCGCACTGGATCTATTGTGGATGTTCCTGCGGGAAAGGCCATGTTAGGCCGTGTGGTCGACGCCTTGGGAGTACCTATTGATGGAAAAGGGGCTCTAAGCGATCACGAACGAAGACGTGTCGAAGTGAAAGCCCCAGGGATTATTGAACGTAAATCTGTGCACGAACCCATGCAAACAGGCTTAAAAGCAGTGGATAGCCTGGTTCCTATAGGCCGTGGTCAACGAGAACTTATAATCGGGGACAGACAAACTGGAAAAACTGCAATAGCTATCGATACTATATTAAACCAAAAGCAAATGAACTCAAGGGGCACAAATGAGAGTGAGACATTGTATTGTGTCTATGTTGCGATTGGACAAAAACGCTCGACTGTGGCACAATTAGTTCAAATTCTTTCAGAAGCGAATGCTTTGGAATATTCCATTCTTGTAGCAGCCACCGCTTCGGATCCTGCTCCTCTGCAATTTCTGGCCCCATATTCAGGGTGTGCCATGGGGGAATATTTCCGCGATAATGGAATGCACGCATTAATTATATATGATGATCTAAGTAAACAGGCGGTGGCATATCGACAAATGTCATTATTGTTACGCCGACCACCAGGCCGTGAGGCTTTCCCAGGGGATGTTTTCTATTTACATTCCCGTCTCTTAGAAAGAGCCGCTAAACGATCGGACCAGACAGGTGCAGGTAGCTCGACTGCGTTACCCGTGATTGAAACACAAGCTGGAGACGTATCGGCCTATATCCCCACCAATGTGATCTCCATTACAGATGGACAAATCTGTTTGGAAACAGAGCTCTTTTATCGCGGAATTAGACCAGCTATTAACGTTGGCTTATCCGTCAGTCGGGGTCCTCGGGAGACCTCTAACCCCTTTTGGTACTCAATTAAAAAAATCCGTTCATTTCAGTACGAGCCCTCTCGTGGCGACGACCGTGCGGAAGTTTATTCTAGTACATCTGGTATCTAA